In one window of Limnohabitans sp. MORI2 DNA:
- a CDS encoding response regulator transcription factor: MVTQLNIVVVEDNTDLRTLLEKALRKDGHHVIPLSCAEELEDQAGSDHADAFLIDINLPGEDGLTLAKRIRKAHPLVGIIMLSARSALDDKLNGYDCGADIYLTKPVSLPELSAALRSFARRRMATLTHITPQGLTLNKLELQGKQTTVKLTTQEAIVLTALARAPAGRLETWQIADLLGAQVDEPFKASLAVRMVRLRKKLMDTGAEGVVIESLRNIGYKLTTHIQIL, encoded by the coding sequence ATGGTTACCCAACTAAACATCGTCGTCGTTGAAGACAACACCGACTTGCGCACGCTCCTAGAAAAGGCCTTGCGCAAAGACGGTCATCACGTCATCCCTTTGTCGTGCGCCGAAGAGCTCGAAGACCAAGCTGGCAGCGATCACGCCGATGCATTTTTGATTGACATCAACCTGCCCGGCGAAGACGGCCTCACCCTTGCCAAACGCATTCGCAAAGCCCACCCCTTGGTGGGCATCATCATGCTCTCGGCGCGCTCGGCATTGGACGACAAGCTCAACGGCTACGACTGCGGTGCCGACATCTACCTCACCAAACCTGTCTCGTTGCCAGAGCTATCGGCCGCACTGCGCAGCTTTGCGCGTCGCCGCATGGCCACACTCACACACATCACACCGCAAGGCTTGACCCTCAACAAACTTGAGCTGCAAGGCAAACAAACCACCGTCAAGCTCACCACCCAAGAAGCCATTGTGCTCACCGCACTTGCACGCGCGCCAGCGGGTCGTTTGGAAACATGGCAAATTGCAGACTTGCTGGGTGCACAAGTCGACGAACCCTTCAAAGCCAGCCTGGCTGTGCGCATGGTGCGCCTGCGCAAAAAACTCATGGACACAGGCGCCGAAGGCGTCGTCATCGAGTCTTTGCGCAACATCGGTTACAAATTAACAACACATATCCAAATTCTCTAA